In Monodelphis domestica isolate mMonDom1 chromosome 4, mMonDom1.pri, whole genome shotgun sequence, one DNA window encodes the following:
- the LOC100616696 gene encoding zinc finger protein 850-like isoform X2 yields MLRKSCFLRSCWRMCKICSLWNRGKNNPIHWEAGTNFDVKEISSKLRLFVEESGPQRFINEGPCDFILGEICEYNMKVNKNPKSDCQFYKVAEKLSQHSVLKRYMKLTSRNDECQDREYRKCFLEEVGLTQFHEKPPEMPMSQGNLDGRAFSWSLALIRHIKNKHAEILSVSNKGGRPFSQNSEHSSQEIIHSGEKPYECKQCGKTFTWRVSLATHERIHTGEKPYECKQCGKTFRQRSHLAVHQSIHTGEKPYACKQCGKTFTRRVSLARHERIHTGEKPYECKQCGKTFRLRSHLSYHQSVHKGEKPYACKQCGKAFTERRYLVAHERIHTGEKPYECKQCGKTFRRKSHLANHQSIHTGEKPYACKQCGKAFRERSYLVAHQRIHTGEKCYECKQCGKTFRWRDSLTLHERIHTGEKPYECKQCGKTFRRKSNLSYHESIHTGEKPYACKQCGNAFKERSYLVAHQRIHTGEKPYECKQCGKTFNRRSHLANHQRIHTGEKPYACKECGKGFKERTYLVAHQRIHTGEKPYECKQCGKTFRQRYHLAVHQSIHTGEKRYECKQCGKAFTQSAHLVLHQRIHTGEKPYECTQCGKTFTRRRSLIDHQRIHSGEKPYKCTQCGKAFTERRGFIKHQSIHTGEKPHECKQCGKAFTQRRCLIRHQRIHTGEKPYECKQCGKAFTDRPSLASHQRIHTAEKPYECKQCGKNFRWRISVVIHERIHTGAKPYECTQCGKAFTQRGSLVIHERSHTGEKPFECKQCGKAFTDRRSLASHLRIHTGEKPYECTQCRKAFTTRGSLNKHQIIHTGEKPYECTQCGKTFTQRSNLAKHQSIHTGEKPFECKQCGKAFTERSSLASHLSIHTGEKPYECTQCGKGFTMRGSLNKHQIIHTGERPYECTQCGKAFIRRSHLANHQSIHTGGKSYECKQCGKAFTQRGSLVRHERSHIGE; encoded by the coding sequence AGGCGGGGACCAATTTTGATGTGAAGGAGATATCTTCAAAGCTGAGACTTTTTGTGGAAGAATCTGGCCCCCAAAGATTCATAAATGAGGGTCCATGTGACTTCATTTTGGGAGAAATCTGTGAGTATAATATGaaggtaaataaaaatccaaagagtGACTGTCAATTTTATAAAGTTGCAGAGAAATTGAGCCAACATTCAGTCCTCAAGCGGTATATGAAGTTGACATCAAGAAACGATGAGTGTCAGGATAGAGAATACAGGAAATGCTTTCTTGAAGAAGTAGGACTTACTCAGTTTCATGAGAAACCTCCTGAAATGCCCATGAGTCAAGGAAACCTAGATGGAAGGGCCTTTAGTTGGAGTTTAGCCCTCATTagacatataaaaaataaacatgcaGAGATACTTTCTGTGAGTAATAAAGGTGGGAGACCTTTCAGTCAAAACTCTGAACATAGTTCACAAGAAATtatccactctggagagaaaccttatgaatgtaaacaatgtggaaagactttcacatgGAGGGTCAGTCTTGCTAcacatgagagaatccacactggagagaaaccttatgaatgtaaacaatgtggaaagactttcagacaGAGAAGTCATCTTGCTGTTCATCAAAGCATCCACACgggagagaaaccttatgcatgtaaacaatgtggaaagactttcacacgGAGGGTCAGTCTTGCTAgacatgagagaatccacactggagagaaaccttatgaatgtaaacaatgtggaaagactttcagactGAGAAGTCATCTTTCTTATCATCAAAGCGTCCACAAgggagagaaaccttatgcatgtaaacaatgtggaaaagcttttacCGAGAGAAGGTATCTTGTTGcacatgagagaatccacacgggagagaaaccttatgaatgtaaacaatgtggaaagactttcagaagGAAAAGTCATCTTGCTAATCATCAAAGCATCCACACgggagagaaaccttatgcatgtaaacaatgtggaaaagcttttagGGAGAGAAGTTATCttgttgcacatcagagaatccacactggagagaaatgttatgaatgtaaacaatgcgGAAAGACTTTCAGATGGAGGGACAGTCTTACTTtacatgagagaatccacactggagagaaaccttatgaatgtaaacaatgtggaaagactttcagaagGAAAAGTAATCTTTCTTATCATGAAAGCATtcacacaggagagaaaccttatgcatgtaaacaatgtggaaatgcTTTTAAAGAGAGAAGTTATCttgttgcacatcagagaatccacactggtgagaaaccttatgaatgtaagcaatgtggaaagactttcaatCGGAGAAGTCATCTTGCTAatcatcaaagaatccacacgggagagaaaccttatgcatGTAAAGAATGTGGAAAAGGTTTTAAAGAGCGAACGTATCTagttgcacatcagagaatccatactggagagaaaccttatgaatgtaaacaatgtggaaagacattcagacaGAGATATCATCTTGCTGTTCATCAAAgcatccatactggagagaaacgttatgaatgtaaacaatgtggaaaggcttttactcAGAGTGCTCATCTTGttttacatcagagaatccacactggagagaaaccttatgaatgtacacagtgtggaaagactttcacaagGAGGAGAAGTCTCATTgaccatcagagaatccacagtggagagaaaccttataaatgtacacagtgtggaaaggctttcacagagaggCGAGGTTTTATTAAACATCAGAGTATCCACACAGGAGAAAAACctcatgaatgtaaacaatgtggaaaggctttcacacagaggagaTGTCTTATTAGGcaccagagaatccacactggagagaaaccttatgaatgtaaacaatgtggaaaggcttttacagacAGGCCCTCTCTTGCTtcacatcaaagaatccacactgcagagaaaccttatgaatgtaaacaatgtggaaagaattTCAGATGGAGGATCAGTGTTGTTATACatgaaagaatccacactggagcgaaaccttatgaatgtacacagtgtggaaaggctttcacacagaggggaaGTCTTGTTATACATGAGAGAagccacactggagagaaaccttttgaatgtaaacaatgtggaaaggcttttacagacAGGCGCTCTCTTGCTTCACAtctgagaatccacactggagagaaaccttatgaatgtacacagtgtaGAAAGGCTTTCACAACGAGGGGAAGTCTTAATAAACATCAGataattcatactggagagaaaccttatgaatgtacacagtgtggaaagactttcacacagaGGAGTAATCTTGCTAAGCATCAAAgcattcacactggagagaaaccttttgaatgtaaacaatgtggaaaggcttttacagagAGGAGCTCTCTTGCTTCACATCTgagcatccacactggagagaaaccttatgaatgtacacagtgtggaaagggTTTCACAATGAGGGGAAGTCTTAATAAACATCAGataattcatactggagaaagaccttatgaatgtacacagtgtggaaaggctttcatacGAAGAAGCCATCTTGCTAATCATCAAAGCATCCACACTGGAGGGAAAagttatgaatgtaaacaatgtggaaaggcttttacacagAGGGGAAGTCTTGTTAGACATGAGAGAAGCCACATTGGAGAgtaa